The Hevea brasiliensis isolate MT/VB/25A 57/8 chromosome 1, ASM3005281v1, whole genome shotgun sequence DNA segment ATGGCAGCTGTGGTTTTGAATTACTAATCTGAAAATGACATTTCGTGATACGTTTATCTTCATAAATATTCTGCATTATATTCTTTATTCTCCAAAATGAAAAGTTGATTTTGCGCCattaaaggataaaaaaaaaattattaaaaaaattatatagaaGATACACGTTGCATAATAATAAAActaaattgaaaatataaaatttatttgatattattattaaaaaattattttttaaatatattatataaaatattaaaaaaaattgaaaagttaaaaaaaaaaaaaaagcttcagGGGGAAACCTGCTTGTTCCCTGGGGAAAGTTCCCAGCCCGACTTAGAACTCCAGTAAGAAGGAGACGGGAGAGCTTCACCCCATTGCCACTTTTAAGTGATTTATAAAGTCATTTTAAGGTCTGTTTAGTTTATTTATTACATATATAACTGATAAATGATAATTAATAAATGATAATTAATAATTGATAGTTAATAATTGATAGTTAACAGTAATTATTGATAGCCactaattaattataattgatatattatatatgtttggtaaaattatatctaaatgttattattatatataaaataattaataagagtgtaacaccccgtttgcatagcctggtagattttactgtttcggtgaccggtgtcgatccgaataattaaggggattagaaccacacttaagacaattatagaagccataaacacaaataattaacaatgttcaattagttaaatataaataagaaaaacagaacataagaagttaaacgagccgagagttataacgatgggtgacctcctcgggaacgactgcgaagtcattttaaactcaaatttcaaaccgtaaaatatgacgctgcggtccttaggacccttatgaacacagtggaaaagagaaaattacgaaaaagaactgttaagccagtcaaataattaggtcagggagccggaagaaatatggaattatttgcaaaccggaatgaaccggcgatgggcaatttagtcaattgacctcgagagctgactcctgacctaactgtcaaataaaatcggagaaaagaaaatttcggaatcgagaattaaattaaaaaacgaatagaaaaaaaaaagagaaaaatgaaaaagtaaaaagggtgatgacatcatgcatgatgccataaaatgtataattaataaattaattaattaattaggtttttgtgatcttccataagccaaaatgcataaagaaaagaaaagaaaaaaaaatttaactagttatcttcttcttctcccaattgccgccccatcttcctccataactctcatgaaaatttttttatctaagcttaaattcctccacccaatttacataactcccctaaaaacctcactagaccttgcaatctcaacttaagaacaagaaagaaagaagaaaggaggagaggaattgaagaattggtgtttaagttgaggttagtttattaacttgtcatttttccatattaaatacatatgtgatggttgaaatgagcttagaatttattaaatgaaatgaaaatatgggggaaggactattattgaaatttcatccagcttagagggagtatgattttgtatggcttgagggttttgaatgagttaagaaACCTTACTTaattgaatgattagcattaaaaccattaaatgtagttaaatgcatgagatgaatgagttagggtttgaatgttagggtttgtgaaccaaattttggagaaatgcttaaatgatgactttggtctattgctagatgaaaaatggtcaataatgaccaaaagagatgtgtggaaattgtgagaatgaaagttaaattcgtagggcaaatggtcatgctgctggcagcatgaccaagccaactttgaaggaccaaaacggaaattttacaagtccaattgatatgccaccaattggggataaaaatagacataaaatagcacaattttcatttaggaaccatggccaaaaactgaccaaaacttagtgaaccaattgaccaaagtgaaatgagagcagtcacatcagataaactgaccaaatgaacagtaattgttcatttggtcataacttgagctaggaaggtcaaaatgacctgaaattttaccaataattagataagatatagatctaaaactttcatgaagaacaccaatccaaattatgccattaacctaatcaaatgattaagcaaaattgagttactgaacctgcaaaactgcagattttcatttgaacagtaaagttccaatggctgtaactctctctagaaaactccgatttaggcgattcttgaacagatggaaacctaagacgtagtagaacatttcgtatgaaggaaattaaaccaaattatggacttaacttgatcaaattattgaatgaagttggatcaaaaatctaccagaacctaaattgcagcatgaacagtgcatgtgaacagtaattgtattttggctataacttgagctacaaaactccaattggggtgatccaaaaatgagaatacacttaagacaataaggaacattttctatgaaggaagttttgccaaatttcaacagtaaaagggccaatgaaacagtgcaacttagaactccaaaaccgaaaatttgcaattttgcctaaaagacctaagttttgagaaaatgaccaaaaccaacaagtttagtgaccaaaatgtggtatgtaggtgaatttgaaattcccatacctattaagccttagaaagtcaacaatttaacttgaatagtgcaatgaatagtaacccgaaacacaaaaatttcgagaacgtcgaatttaacacgttagaactaggtaaatgtgaagctaaatttgttttggatttgtgttaagttctagtactgaaacattgtaaaattgtgtgtttcagttgaaaagaatatcgggaaggaacccgagggactgagtcgaggctaagggacgactcgcttgaggtttgtgcacaacatctccatgctttaaaattcattgataaagtgaacgaaatatgtattttactggtgctttggaattgttgaaagtttaattgtgacattatttatgatgttttgatttaaactgtgaaagttattgtgtatatttaaaatgacaatgtttagcaaattgttaagataagttttgaaaccatagtgtcatgaccatataattgaacacctcactagcacgactagtggaggtaattagtttcgaattttgattcattctctggagaagtgttgaggtgtgccagtagaagaggatgtgaatggatatctatatatttgagcttgctagccttgtgatgtgatttctctttagcctctggctattgagattctatttgtttcgaatggcatgatttaactgtgggttttatgaaatgtgttttgatacttcgaaatgaacgtggtttgcattaaaatctcataattcatgttttgtgtttaatgctcatgtttagttaaatttttgaataaatatgattttatttttgcataaaaattattttagtatgttatgcaccactgagtcctagtactcagcgatagcttttattgctgtcgcagatacagagactagaggagcagcagactgagctgctaaagattgaggatcattcagcctaaagtcttcgggtataatttataccctttgtaaatatttcttttgatgtatatattgcacataaatgtatggacatgtaaaaatgggtcttgagcagttgtataaaatttgtataaagttgtaatatatattgtagtttgaaattctcttaatgtaaattttgtaatgatctatttaaattgttttgtttctaacgaaatatgaatggaactattttatttaatttgaatgaaatggattgttagtattttgatgatcattggatagtggatttaaaattgaaagttgataaatgtgttgagaacttgattgagactgcgtatgaaattgaagcagttgttgagaaaatttttagaagtgctttttacaggtatttgaaaaactgttttctcaaaatacagagagaactctgtcaaaatttttataaaatttgctgaaaaataaaatgagctaaaatttccaactagcttccaacttaattatatgtttaaaatacttattagaaatgcccaccacttatcaaaaataagaaaattgttttaaaatcccttgtagagtacttaatgagttatcggtaggtgaagttcggtagttcattaagtattctacgggatcatgttatgccttacagaggggtaaggtgtgacaaagagtacatatattatattatttattttactgTTAAAATAACATATAATTATTACTTtactataaatatattaaaaatataatcatGTTTTAAGTATACATTAAAATTAACATTATAATTACTATATATATGATATTTTTgtgtatatttattatttattataatttgttggtataaaaaaattattttaaaaacataaattttatcgttaatattttttctaaataataaggTATAAATAAAGAATAAATTTTATCATTTGATTAAAACTTCAATTATTGTTTCAAATTATGGTTCGAAGTGGACTACTGTCCTAATTTAATGCTATataaatgatatttaaaaaaaaaatgccagAGTTTTAATCCttgtttataatttattttttcttttaattcttcaaacaaattaaatcaaagtaaaaaaaaaattatgctttTAGTTGTGCcataatattaattttctttttagttttaaaaataaaataaattaataagatTTGAATATCctgatttaaatttatttaattttattataataaaaaaaaggcaAATCATGACAAATtaacatattttataaataatttcacattctaagtttatatttttttctaataaaatgacttatatatatatatttttaattagctTCAATTTGGAtttgaatatatttttattatgtagcTATATATGGACAAGAATTGTATAGATAGATATACCTAGAGATGGGATAGGGATTGGAGGCTAATTAGGAAGAGTGGCATTGGGATATTTCCCTTTCAAAAGAGTGATAAAAGGGATTATGTGCAAGATGTAGGTCCATTGGCATGGTTCCATAGTGACATTCtcaaagaaaatgaaatgaatggGGCCTCATGTGTAGGAGTTAAAGGGTCCTAACCCATTTCTCACTTGTAAAGTTAAAGAAGGGGATGAAAATGGAATTGTGGATGAAGAGTTCATGGTTTCATTTTCAAGACATAAAAGTATAATTTGAGAGATATGGGTCATATTAGCCTTTATAATTTAGAAATTCTTATCCCTTTATTGGGTAAATTACAAGTAATTAAAATGGAATAGACTATGACACTTTTTGTATACCATCTTTGTGGTTTTTGGATGGAGTAcagaataatattatattattaaagagaataatttagagaaatttatatttttatctttgaattttattttatattatattttaattcataaattttaagaaactaattttttaatatatgagTTTTGCACTATATTGCACTTTACTCCTTGAATTTTGAGAACGAATTATTtagttcatttatttttaatatatagaacaatttaatcttataattttaatatttacaataatttcatctattgacaaaaaaatttgaagttgttttatatattaaaattacagcTATCTAAAGTGTGATGTAATGTAAAATTCAGGGACTAAAAATAAAAGTGTGATataatgtaaaatttaaaaattaaataattaattttcaagatttagagattaaaatataatatggAGCAAAATCTATGAACTAAATATAGATTTCCCAACAATTTAATGAGATaaacttattaattttaaaaattttttatttaaattcgaTTAATCATGAActcaaaataataaaagttatAAATAAAATGAATGAAACCCATATATTTatctattaaatttataatatatcatGTCTAGATAAAATTTTCCCCGTTAGTTGTTATTTATGATCAACTACTTCtacatttttttaaatttcatcatAACTATTAACAAATTTCTAAGGTGTTGAATAATagttttaattatagtattttagtattttagaatttatttattgtattgtcttcatatcaaaatttaatattttaatcattAAATGGATTTAAAATAACTATCCTTATATAAAATTTAGCCtcattattttgtttaaaatttcaATCAAAAGCATAAAAAAActctaatatatttaaataaaatcaataattaTGTTAATCTAGataattttacttttaaattaaaccaaataattaaagaaaatgacatttaaaaaaaaaaaagccaattgAAATATCTTGGACTCATAAAAGGTTTGTAGAAGGCTTTCTATAATTCTTAAGGCCTAAATACCACCTATGTGGGCTTTTAATTAAAGCCCATTTGACCTTGGTTCGGACTTTAAAAAAGCCCAAATTTAAACCTCAACTCAAAAGACATATTTATCATCGATTTCCAACAGTTAAGCACAAATTTGAGCAGGGGCAAATATGTCATGAAATTCTCCATTCCGCAAATCCCTCAACGCTGGGATTGTAATATATTGCTCCATATCATCCTTTAATGTTTTTTTGAAACCCTAGAGTTGTCTCATTCTCTGAGCACTAGAAATGCCGCCCAAATTTGACCCTTCCCAGGTGGTCGATGTCTTCGTCCGAGTCACCGGTGGAGAAGTCGGCGCGGCTAGTTCACTCGCACCGAAAATTGGTCCACTTGGTCTCTCCCCTAAAAAGATCGGTGAAGACATCGCTAAGGAGACCGCCAAGGACTGGAAGGGTCTTCGCGTCACTGTCAAGCTTACGGTTCAGAACCGTCAGGCTAAGGTGACGGTTGTTCCATCGGCGGCTGCTCTAGTCATCAAGGCACTTAAGGAGCCAGAGAGAGACAGGAAGAAGACTAAGAATATCAAGCACAGCGGGAACATCTCGCTCGATGATGTGATTGAGATCGCCAAGGTTATGAGGCCAAGATCGATGGCGAAGGATCTAAGTGGAACCGTCAAGGAGATTTTGGGGACTTGCGTCTCGGTTGGATGTACGGTCGATGGGAAGAACCCCAAGGATTTGCAACAAGAGATTACTGATGGTGAAGTTGAGGTACCGCTTGACTGAGAGATCACAAGCTACAGTGAGctgcttccttttttttttttttcccctttacaAAGAGAAACTGTGCTAGATCTAATTTGTGTTTTTGGATATTTAAGGTTTTTTCTGAGGTTATTTACTATTTTGAGGTAATTAGATGATGGTTtggtggattttttttttttgggttagcTATAGGATCTTTGATGCTTGTTAATGGGATATTGATTCATTGATGTTAAGTTTTGCAGTTGAAGTTATGTTTTATGCTTGAATTATATGCGATAATACACAATGAATAAATTTAACTATTGATAAATTTTAAGTTATACAAAATTCAATATGGtaaaaagaactaatgaaaacttGTTTTGATCAATGTTTTCTGATGGTGAACATGATAATATAACATGGATGCTTTTAAGTTAATGTCACCACCAATCTTAATATCAGTTTGATGTATGATGTCACCACCAATCCTAATATCAGTTTGATGTATGATTGATGCCATTGATATGTTAAGATTTGTATCTGGGGTGATGATGGGCAATGATCATTTGAAGTGAATATCTGATTTTATCTGAATCACTACAAAGCCTGCAGTTAGAACACTGATGACCGATTTTTCTAAGTTGTGAAGTTAAATATCCACTACTCTCTAAGGATGTCAATTTTTTTAGTAGTGCAAAGATTCTGCACAATTGTGCTTTATGTGAAACTTCATTATTAGGTCCAGATGTTATGCATTTATGTTCTTTCTGGCATTTCCTGCAAATTCTTATCATCCTCTGTTTTATGCTGGTGCCTGGGTACAAGTTATTTAATCCAGCTAACATGTACACAAAATGTTTGGCTTTGTcagtgcaatatatatatatatatatatatatatatatatatatatatatatatatatatatatcatcctCTTATCGTCAATTTGTGTGATATGATATTATGTCAATCTTTAAGAATCTCATTGATTAACTTGCAACTATTATCAATattttggttacatttcatttatGGAATgcaagttttatttatttaagtccgaACATGAGCTATGTACTGTTAGACTTTCTCCTTTCCCATGGAATAAATATGAAATTGGAACCTGGGGTGCTTCAGAATTAATTTGTGTTCATTTCATTGGCAGTTGCATGGATATGTCACTTGAAAAGAGATTTTGCAACCTCTGAAATGGTGTTCATTGTTTATTTCTTGCTTTGTGTGTGTTGAGGTGATACGGTGTGCAATGTCGTTGTTGCCTTATTGGTTTGTTTTCTTTTGAATtggggataaattttaaaattttcctagATCTAGTTATTCTCTGGGTGCTGATTCTTGGTTTTATGGATAATTGCGTCTCTGCCTTTTTGTTTTGGTAGATTATGGTGTTATCATTCTGTACTATTTTCCTCTAATTTAAGATGGTTCCTTTTTATATGTTCATTGAACTATTAGTGAGTTGAAGTTCAATTGTGCAATGCCATTCCTAGATGGGGTATTTAATTTTGCATGACTATTTACTTGGAGACGGTACACTTCTTGTTGATGCTTATTTCTCTTTCTTGATGTTGCGTGCCCTCTGAATTAAAAGGCAGTTTCATGTGAATTTTTGGGAGATTGGTGTTGAATCAAACTGCTGCCTACTTAATGTTTAGGTGATTACTGTTTCCTAGTTATCAAACCATGTTGATTTGGCttccttttttttaattattattattagtattataGGAGTACTAGCTGCTACTGATCAGCTGAACTCTGTTTCTAGCGGAAAACTGAACTAGGTAGTTTCATTTGGTTCTGTTACATTATTTAGATCTGCCTATATATAAAAACCCTCAAGTCTTCTGCTCGTTGCCTCACTCCAATCTCCAGCCTACTGCTTGTTTGCCAACAGAAATGACAACGCCTCCACTCTCACCTTGCCTCCATCCCTCCCTCTCGTCTCTATCCATCCCTCTCTCATGTTGTTTTCCTTGATTTATTGATTATTAGTTTTTAGCTCTTCCCTTCAATTTCAGTTTCCTTTTGTTTCCCTTCAACCTTAGTTTATCGATCTCAGTTTCCTAGTCGCACACCACCATCCTCCTTGCGGTGTGCTGTTAAACCTGCCTCACCTCAACACCTCaactattattggcaccaccctTCCCGGCTTCACCTCAAGGTCGCTGTGTCCACGATCCACAAGCTTTGATTTGTGATGATTAATATTTCATTTTAACATTTTTATGTATAATTTTTACTACTCTTAAGGATTATTATCGAATTGAGTGGATTATGAGTTTTTAACTTTGCAATTTGTTCTTGAAATTTGTTATGAGATAGGgattttgttaaagtttgtatattTATTGTTTGAATTTTAACCATGTAATTTTCGAATGCGATTGTTGGAATTATTAGGTGAGATCTTATCTTTGGTTGCTGGGATTGGCATGTTTCGGTGAATGGATGCTAATGCTATAACTGATGATTAGGCATTAGGCATTGGGTGTTAGGTAATAGGTAGGGGAAGTGGGGGAAAATGGCATCGTTGGAGTGAAAAACGACAAAGTTTGGCTTGCTATTGAACTTTACCGTTTTGatttgattaatttttattttatatgatttcaataattttatttttgagatttGAAATTAAATTGACTGATTGTATACTTTTTAACTAGCTACGGCATGATTTTAATGGGAATTCAACaacattaaataatatatttatttatcaattaaaagttaatttttattacttttaaaaGCTGAAGCATAACTCATTTAatatttatcctaaaaattttttTCTTAGCATATAGGCACAATTCTTATGATccgaatttttaattttttcttttttaattttgagtttcTACCCTAACTttgtttttataaaataaaatttacttttGTTAATAAGTGAGAAGAAATTCATTATAAAAGATATTATTTATCCATTTGTTTATATTACTATaggaatatataaaaaatatcagTGAAGTGAATTTGTTAATGAAAgaatatttctaaatttttatttttaagcaaAAAAAATTGAGTaaagaattaaaatatttattattaattgttaaaataaaaaGGTATTTTTATTATAAGTCTATCATTCTATTTTAGCATTAAAAAGATTATGTGAAAAAAATTGCCTTTCACTTAATatacaaaaaatataattttcacaCTCGTTAAACGATATAAAATTAATGAAAGGGGAAATTTTTATTCAGATTTATTGtagatataaaatataaataattgaattttatttattatatatcaaattttattgtacatattatatttaaaatctatgattaattaaatttaaataagaattatATGCGTCTAGTTCCAAAATATTCATGTCCATTAATGCACAAACACCAATTAAGTAGGCACTCCTATTTGTGGAAAATAATCCACTAGAAAAGATTTTCAGAAGGAGAATAATAGTGTTATATTGAAATCCATTACTGATAGAGGaatcaagtctgctgggaggatcatTCCATCCATTACtattgggctacccggaaaaactatatccacatctatgttgtcactaaacagggtagctacagacaaagggcattctaaagttgtagggttccaacctaatctcatggcaaaagcaggggagacaaatgagtgcgtagcacctggatctatcaaaacacgtgcctcataggaacagactagaagaatatttgccacaactgcattggaagcctgagcattctggtgggtcaaggtgaaaacccgagcttgacccctaccctgcattGCAGAATCCTGAAATTGACTTCTAGCTCCTAACCTGCCTCAAAATAcacgtcctccttgtcctcggccctgttggccactgaactgactgcctgccgtgctggaagcaccaggatataaTTGACgatgaacatttgcaacagaaccctgtgacccaatTTGTGGCTCGCTGAAAactggacattctctagcaaagtgaccctgtTGGCCACACCGAAAACATACTCCTGaccccatcatacaaggtcctgaatgtccttttCCACACTAcgtacaaggtgccaaggaggatctgaacggACCAGAACTCATGTAACTTTGAATCATGACTCTGCTAGATCCATACCACAGTGCAATCTTAGATatttgtgtttaaaaccaccATTCTTATTGTTTCTACCCCAACTTCTGTGGTGACTTTGGCCTCTGCTATCTGTGGTACCCATGTAGGGAACACCTAAAGAACCTTCTGCTCTATtcttctttgcccttccactgtcatctcctgtatagctaatctcaatttgtcgggctcgatcaactaccatatcaaaagactgatcagacatcatggccaggtttgcatacctccagtccagcccctttaggaatctctttaccttcatactttctgtagccactgttGTAGGGGCATACCGCCGATTCGAaattgcagagcatattcatctacagatctgccattctgccttaaggcctcaaaggcccactgcttttgatctctgaagctttctggcacaaacctgttgatgAACAGTTTCACAAACTGGGTCCAAGATAATCCCTCAATACTAGGTAGTACGTAGTCTGTCATCCACTGTCTTGGCACTAACCCCAATACATGTTGCACACACTTTATAAGCCTCCTATCAGTTAACTGCAACTCCATCCTtgcctgtttgcaggaatccaaaaattgataggcatcgtctgacacatcataagtaccaggaaccaacttcttgaaattaattatttatttgtaaggttcccctcttggtgcggtggactactactgttggggagggtggaccatatactgtgccatcataccGATGGTTCTCtgctgtcacactttacccctctgtaaggcataacatgatcccgtagaatacctaatgaactaccgaacttcacctaccaataactcattaagtaccctacaagggattttaaaaataattttcgtactttttagaagtggtgagcattttctaataggtattaaaaacatttaattagagtttgaaagctagttaaaatttttgtctatttttatttgtccgcaaattttagaaaaattttggcagaatgccgtctgtattttagtaaaagagttcttcaaatacctataaaagcacttccaataatttgtttcatcaattcaacaactATCAT contains these protein-coding regions:
- the LOC110631675 gene encoding 60S ribosomal protein L12, which gives rise to MPPKFDPSQVVDVFVRVTGGEVGAASSLAPKIGPLGLSPKKIGEDIAKETAKDWKGLRVTVKLTVQNRQAKVTVVPSAAALVIKALKEPERDRKKTKNIKHSGNISLDDVIEIAKVMRPRSMAKDLSGTVKEILGTCVSVGCTVDGKNPKDLQQEITDGEVEVPLD